The following proteins come from a genomic window of Pyxidicoccus sp. MSG2:
- a CDS encoding ABC transporter ATP-binding protein, translating into MISVHGLRKHYKVHKRPPGLKAALRSLVHRSYTTVKAVDGISFDIRPGERVGFLGPNGAGKTTTLKVLSGLLHPSEGEVTVDGHVPRLREEAFLKKIMLVMGQKQQLLWDLPPAETFELNRAIYDVPAAQYKQTMDELVGLLDIGDLIGKPTRQLSLGERMKCELAAALIHRPRVLFLDEPTIGLDVSMQATMRTFIKDYNEKYGATLILTSHYMDDVAALCPRVIVIDKGLLSYDGSLDALVQRIRPEKRVVLRLSEQVDAARLAPLGGRVVTHEAGTAVLQVRQEAVNATISRALAGLPVTDLTVENAPLEEVMSELFAENKARREAAAHEAPASESVPA; encoded by the coding sequence ATGATTTCCGTCCACGGCCTGCGCAAGCACTACAAAGTCCACAAGCGCCCGCCGGGCCTGAAGGCGGCCCTTCGCTCGCTCGTCCACCGCAGCTACACCACGGTGAAGGCCGTGGACGGTATCTCCTTCGACATCCGCCCGGGGGAGCGCGTGGGCTTCCTGGGCCCCAACGGCGCCGGAAAGACGACGACGCTCAAGGTGCTGTCCGGGCTGCTCCACCCCTCCGAGGGCGAGGTGACGGTGGACGGCCACGTGCCTCGGCTCCGGGAGGAGGCCTTCCTCAAGAAAATCATGCTCGTCATGGGGCAGAAGCAGCAGCTCCTCTGGGACCTTCCTCCCGCGGAGACCTTCGAGCTCAACCGCGCCATCTACGACGTGCCCGCCGCCCAGTACAAGCAGACGATGGACGAACTGGTGGGGCTGCTCGACATCGGCGACCTCATCGGCAAGCCCACCCGGCAGCTCTCCCTGGGCGAGCGGATGAAGTGCGAGCTGGCCGCGGCGCTCATCCACCGCCCCCGCGTGTTGTTCCTCGACGAGCCCACCATCGGCCTGGACGTGTCCATGCAGGCCACCATGCGGACGTTCATCAAGGACTACAACGAGAAGTACGGCGCCACGCTCATCCTCACCAGCCACTACATGGACGACGTGGCGGCGCTGTGCCCCCGGGTCATCGTCATCGACAAGGGCCTGTTGTCCTACGACGGCAGCCTGGACGCGCTGGTGCAGCGCATCCGCCCGGAGAAGCGCGTGGTGCTGCGGCTGTCCGAGCAGGTGGACGCCGCGCGCCTGGCCCCGCTGGGCGGCAGGGTGGTGACGCACGAGGCCGGCACCGCCGTGCTCCAGGTGCGCCAGGAGGCCGTCAACGCCACCATCAGCCGCGCGCTGGCGGGGCTGCCGGTGACGGACCTCACGGTGGAGAACGCGCCGCTGGAAGAGGTGATGAGCGAGCTGTTCGCGGAGAACAAGGCCCGTCGCGAGGCGGCGGCCCACGAGGCCCCGGCGAGCGAGTCGGTGCCGGCATGA
- a CDS encoding ABC transporter permease, protein MLRRYWRLLGIQLKASGLLALQYRADFFTEGITSLFWTFTALAPLFVVYGERPVVEGWGFGEALLVVGWFTLLQGILEGAINPSLTGVVDHIRKGTLDFVLLKPADAQFLVSTQRFLPWRAFNVLTGLGLFVYAFAKLGHGPSVTGVLASVLLLGTSTLLLYSLWILTVSAAFFVVRVDNLTYLFTSIFDFARWPSSVFQGVARGALTIFFTYVIPLALMTTFPAQAMLGRLPLHALGGAVVGSAVFAWVARRVWLRSIGHYTSASS, encoded by the coding sequence ATGTTGCGGCGCTATTGGCGACTGCTGGGCATCCAGCTCAAGGCGTCCGGGTTGCTGGCGCTCCAGTACCGCGCGGACTTCTTCACCGAGGGAATTACGTCCCTCTTCTGGACCTTCACCGCGCTGGCGCCGCTGTTCGTCGTCTACGGCGAGCGGCCCGTGGTGGAGGGCTGGGGCTTCGGCGAGGCGCTGCTGGTGGTGGGCTGGTTCACGCTGCTCCAGGGCATCCTCGAGGGCGCCATCAACCCCAGCCTCACCGGCGTGGTGGACCACATCCGCAAGGGCACGCTGGACTTCGTACTGCTCAAGCCCGCGGACGCGCAGTTCCTCGTGTCCACCCAGCGCTTCCTGCCCTGGCGCGCCTTCAACGTGCTCACCGGGCTGGGGCTGTTCGTCTACGCCTTCGCGAAGCTGGGGCACGGGCCGTCGGTGACGGGGGTGCTGGCGTCGGTGCTGCTGCTGGGCACCAGCACGCTGCTGCTCTACTCGCTGTGGATTCTGACGGTGAGCGCGGCCTTCTTCGTCGTGCGCGTGGACAACCTCACGTACCTCTTCACGTCCATCTTCGACTTCGCGCGCTGGCCGTCCTCCGTGTTCCAGGGCGTGGCCCGGGGCGCGCTGACGATTTTCTTCACGTACGTCATCCCCCTGGCGCTGATGACCACCTTCCCCGCCCAGGCCATGCTGGGGCGCCTGCCGCTGCATGCGCTCGGTGGCGCCGTGGTGGGCTCGGCCGTCTTCGCCTGGGTGGCCCGCAGGGTGTGGCTGCGCTCCATCGGCCACTACACGTCCGCCAGCAGCTAG
- a CDS encoding esterase/lipase family protein, with product MKRLQAVLVTVVCAGVLGLVPEARAGAAKTTYPVVFAHGMGGFDDLLGYDYWGNDYGMFVGDACDALLEVDCNEDIDAGQKSFVAQVQAFQSSEVRGLDLANDIEGFMATSGAAKVNLIGHSQGGIDARKAARVLRERRGATVVAVLVSVSSPHRGSPVAKYILDLKPGVTSVIAALAKYYGNVVYKAGNDAYAGAKQLVYNDYSATDGVTTGMKAFNDTYPVSASYAGRYVSLITAQNGVNVNPALYLLSEFLFDIDGDGYCANDGDNDGAGGCGDGVRNEADDDGLVGINSQQMGTRLRYSESTFGFDSVTNDTSVAAVTSLNAPTSAQMTSTSSVISQDHLDVVGVGPDTFDEPEFYAAIFQYIATYD from the coding sequence ATGAAGAGGCTTCAGGCGGTCCTCGTGACAGTGGTGTGCGCGGGAGTGCTCGGGCTTGTCCCCGAGGCCCGCGCGGGTGCTGCGAAGACGACGTACCCGGTGGTGTTCGCCCACGGCATGGGTGGGTTCGACGACCTGCTCGGCTACGACTACTGGGGCAACGACTACGGCATGTTCGTGGGAGACGCGTGTGACGCGCTCCTCGAGGTGGACTGCAACGAGGACATCGACGCGGGGCAGAAGTCCTTCGTCGCGCAGGTGCAGGCGTTCCAGTCCTCGGAGGTGCGGGGGCTGGACCTGGCGAACGACATCGAAGGCTTCATGGCGACGTCGGGCGCGGCGAAGGTGAACCTCATCGGCCACTCGCAGGGTGGCATCGACGCGCGCAAGGCGGCGCGGGTGCTGCGCGAGCGGCGCGGGGCCACGGTGGTGGCGGTGCTGGTGAGCGTGTCCTCGCCGCACCGGGGCTCGCCGGTGGCGAAGTACATCCTGGACCTGAAGCCGGGCGTGACGAGCGTCATCGCCGCTCTGGCGAAGTACTACGGCAACGTGGTGTACAAGGCGGGCAATGACGCGTACGCGGGCGCCAAGCAGCTCGTCTACAACGACTACTCGGCCACGGACGGCGTCACCACGGGCATGAAGGCGTTCAACGACACGTACCCGGTGAGCGCGAGCTACGCGGGCCGCTACGTGTCGCTCATCACCGCGCAGAACGGCGTCAACGTGAATCCGGCGCTGTACCTGTTGAGCGAGTTCCTGTTCGACATCGACGGGGATGGGTACTGCGCGAACGACGGCGACAACGACGGCGCGGGCGGCTGCGGCGACGGCGTGCGCAACGAGGCGGATGACGACGGCCTGGTGGGCATCAACTCGCAGCAGATGGGCACCCGGCTGCGCTACTCGGAGTCGACCTTCGGCTTCGACTCGGTGACGAACGACACGTCCGTCGCCGCGGTGACGAGCCTCAACGCGCCGACGAGCGCGCAGATGACGTCCACCTCCAGCGTCATCTCCCAGGACCACCTGGACGTGGTGGGCGTGGGTCCGGACACCTTCGACGAGCCGGAGTTCTACGCCGCCATCTTCCAGTACATCGCGACGTACGACTGA
- a CDS encoding carboxypeptidase M32, giving the protein MDTWLLSRMQELRDLQGLIGLATWDQETYLPAKAGPARAHQLSTVQGLYHERLVDPRLGEALAKAASQDRLSEDERAMVRVLSREREREVRVPSALVKALAEAQSRAIHAWREARKEKHFAVFQPALGRLLELRREQADAYGHGGERYDALLEGHEPGMRVERLTPVLAALREQLIPMVGKLAAARRAVPRLFDGRRYDRDAQWAFTVRLLKDIGFDLEAGRQDVSIHPFTGGTHPQDVRLTTHLDESNPLSAIFSTIHEAGHGLYEQGFATEHFRTPLAAAPSMGLHESQSRLWENIVGRSRPFWEHYFPGLRAAFPDALSGVDVDGFHAAVNEVSPSLIRIESDEVTYNLHIALRYELELLLVRDELPLADLPAAWNARMEKYLGVVPPDDTRGVLQDIHWAWGELGYFPTYSLGNLYAASLYRAAERALPDLHGHLRRGELLPLRDWLRDNVHSQGFRLPAEELVRGVTGKGLTDADFLAYLREKYGALYGVTL; this is encoded by the coding sequence ATGGATACCTGGCTGCTCTCCCGAATGCAGGAGCTCCGCGATCTCCAGGGCCTCATCGGCCTGGCCACCTGGGACCAGGAGACGTACCTGCCCGCCAAGGCGGGCCCCGCGCGCGCCCACCAGCTCTCCACCGTCCAGGGGCTGTACCACGAGCGACTGGTGGACCCCCGGCTGGGCGAGGCCCTCGCGAAGGCGGCCTCCCAGGACCGCCTCTCGGAGGACGAGCGCGCCATGGTGCGCGTGCTCAGCCGCGAGCGGGAGCGCGAGGTGCGCGTCCCCTCCGCGCTCGTGAAGGCCCTGGCCGAGGCCCAGAGCCGCGCCATCCATGCCTGGCGCGAGGCGCGCAAGGAGAAGCACTTCGCCGTCTTCCAGCCCGCGCTGGGGCGCCTGCTGGAGCTGCGCCGCGAGCAGGCGGACGCCTACGGCCACGGCGGCGAGCGCTACGACGCGCTGCTGGAGGGCCACGAGCCCGGCATGCGCGTGGAGCGGCTCACCCCGGTGCTGGCCGCGCTGCGCGAGCAGCTCATCCCCATGGTGGGCAAGCTCGCCGCCGCGCGCCGCGCCGTGCCCCGCCTCTTCGACGGGCGCCGGTACGACAGGGACGCGCAGTGGGCCTTCACGGTGCGGCTCTTGAAGGACATCGGCTTCGACCTGGAGGCGGGCCGGCAGGACGTCAGCATCCACCCCTTCACCGGCGGCACGCACCCGCAGGACGTGCGCCTCACCACGCACCTGGACGAGTCCAACCCGCTGTCCGCCATCTTCAGCACCATCCACGAGGCGGGCCACGGCCTGTACGAGCAGGGCTTCGCGACCGAGCACTTCCGCACGCCGCTGGCCGCCGCGCCCTCCATGGGCCTGCACGAGTCCCAGTCCCGGCTCTGGGAGAACATCGTCGGCCGGAGCCGGCCCTTCTGGGAGCACTACTTCCCCGGGTTGCGCGCCGCCTTCCCGGACGCCCTGTCCGGCGTGGACGTGGACGGCTTCCACGCGGCCGTCAACGAGGTGAGCCCCTCGCTGATTCGCATCGAGTCCGACGAGGTGACGTACAACCTCCACATCGCCCTGCGCTACGAGCTGGAGCTGCTCCTCGTGCGTGACGAGCTGCCCCTGGCGGACCTTCCCGCGGCATGGAACGCGCGCATGGAGAAGTACCTGGGCGTCGTCCCGCCCGACGACACGCGCGGGGTGCTCCAGGACATCCACTGGGCCTGGGGCGAGCTGGGCTACTTCCCCACGTACTCGCTGGGCAACCTCTACGCGGCGTCCCTGTACCGGGCCGCGGAGCGGGCGCTGCCGGACCTGCACGGCCACCTGCGCCGGGGCGAGCTCCTGCCACTGCGCGACTGGCTGCGCGACAACGTCCACAGCCAGGGCTTCCGCCTGCCAGCCGAGGAGCTGGTGCGGGGCGTGACGGGAAAAGGTCTCACCGACGCGGACTTCCTCGCCTACCTGCGCGAGAAGTACGGCGCGCTGTACGGCGTGACGCTCTGA
- a CDS encoding Kelch repeat-containing protein, whose amino-acid sequence MTAELGESTWSPVANMSTQRVDHTATLLRSGNVLVAGGQTASAELYDAKLARWSNVGSMVAVRRRHTATLLASGKVLVVGGDSGASSTGTAELYDPATGQWTATGSLDSLRSGHTATLLSNGKVLVVGGEDGASGGLETARLYDAATGVWAATASLSTKRVGHTATLLASGKVLVTGGRNRPSGTLLKTAEVYDPATGTWTAVALPMSTVRSGHSATLLLSGKVLVAGGMVDDFTASRTAELYDPATGTWTSASNVLPVERAMHTATLLHSGEVLVTGGTDGGELSLQSVALYEPTSNRWFTSFSMGTSRLGHTATLLNSGDLLVAGGRPDGGPGTASAERFTPQSPPWRLTGAMAAARYHHSLTTLDSGLVLAAGGTATGSSALMGAELYDEHAGTWVAAGTLVTSRFLHSGTKLPSGKVLVAGGQGSSSLYLSSAEVYDPTTHVWASTGALATPRSRHSATLLNSGQVLVAGGRMSSSFSSLLSTAELYDPTVGTWRAAASMSRKRLNHTATLLQSGRVLVVGGTTPEGDTATAELYDPATDTWTATGSMAATRYGHAAVGLRDGKVLVVGGWSGRAVATAELYDPSTGLWTSVAPMSAARYGPMATLLEPSGRVLVLGGDGGTSVGLLDSSEVYDAGTGLWTSAGSLSTPVTSAGVAKLPGTGRVLVCGGLGTSGSLVSTELYTPAL is encoded by the coding sequence ATGACCGCGGAACTGGGTGAGAGCACCTGGTCGCCCGTGGCGAACATGTCCACGCAGCGCGTGGACCACACCGCGACGCTGTTGCGCTCCGGCAATGTGCTGGTGGCCGGTGGCCAGACAGCGAGCGCGGAATTGTACGACGCGAAGCTCGCGCGCTGGTCCAACGTGGGCTCGATGGTGGCCGTGCGGCGCCGCCACACCGCGACGCTGCTGGCGTCCGGGAAGGTGCTCGTCGTGGGCGGTGACTCCGGCGCGTCCTCCACCGGCACCGCCGAGCTGTATGACCCGGCCACGGGCCAGTGGACGGCCACGGGCAGCCTGGACTCGCTGCGCTCCGGCCACACCGCGACGCTGCTGTCCAACGGGAAGGTGCTGGTGGTGGGCGGCGAGGATGGCGCGAGCGGCGGGCTGGAGACCGCGCGGCTCTACGACGCGGCGACGGGCGTGTGGGCGGCGACGGCCAGCCTCTCCACGAAGCGCGTGGGCCACACCGCGACGCTGCTGGCGTCCGGCAAGGTGCTGGTGACGGGCGGGCGCAATCGCCCCAGCGGCACCCTCCTGAAGACCGCGGAGGTGTATGACCCGGCCACCGGCACGTGGACGGCGGTGGCGCTGCCCATGAGCACCGTGCGCTCCGGCCACTCCGCCACGCTGCTGCTGTCCGGCAAGGTGCTGGTGGCGGGCGGCATGGTGGACGACTTCACCGCCTCGCGCACCGCGGAGCTGTATGACCCGGCCACCGGCACGTGGACGTCCGCCAGCAACGTCCTGCCCGTGGAGCGGGCGATGCACACCGCCACGCTGCTGCACTCGGGCGAGGTGCTCGTCACCGGCGGCACCGACGGCGGCGAGCTGTCCCTCCAGAGCGTGGCGCTCTATGAGCCGACCAGCAACCGCTGGTTCACCTCGTTCTCCATGGGGACGAGCCGGCTCGGCCACACGGCCACGCTGCTGAACTCCGGCGACCTGCTCGTCGCCGGAGGCCGTCCGGACGGAGGACCGGGCACCGCGAGCGCCGAGCGCTTCACGCCGCAGTCGCCGCCCTGGCGGCTGACGGGCGCCATGGCGGCGGCGCGCTACCACCACTCCCTCACCACGCTGGACTCCGGCCTGGTGCTGGCGGCGGGTGGCACGGCCACCGGCAGCAGCGCGCTCATGGGCGCCGAGCTCTACGACGAGCACGCGGGGACGTGGGTGGCGGCGGGCACGCTCGTCACGTCGCGCTTCCTGCACAGCGGCACGAAGCTGCCCTCCGGCAAGGTGCTGGTGGCGGGAGGGCAGGGCAGCTCGTCCCTCTACCTCTCCTCCGCGGAGGTATATGACCCGACGACGCACGTCTGGGCGTCCACCGGCGCGCTGGCCACCCCGCGCTCGCGCCACTCGGCGACGCTGCTGAACTCGGGGCAGGTGCTGGTGGCGGGCGGTCGGATGAGCTCCAGCTTCAGCTCCCTCCTCAGCACCGCCGAGCTGTACGACCCGACCGTCGGCACGTGGCGCGCCGCCGCGAGCATGAGCCGCAAGCGACTCAACCACACCGCCACGCTGCTGCAGTCCGGCCGCGTGCTGGTGGTGGGCGGCACCACTCCGGAGGGGGACACGGCCACGGCGGAGCTGTACGATCCGGCCACCGACACGTGGACCGCGACAGGCTCCATGGCGGCCACGCGCTATGGGCACGCGGCGGTGGGGCTGCGCGACGGCAAGGTGCTGGTGGTGGGCGGCTGGAGCGGCCGCGCCGTGGCCACCGCCGAGCTGTATGACCCGAGCACCGGCCTGTGGACCTCCGTGGCGCCCATGTCCGCCGCGCGCTACGGGCCCATGGCCACGCTGCTGGAGCCCTCCGGCCGCGTGCTGGTGCTGGGCGGCGACGGCGGCACGAGCGTGGGCCTCCTGGACTCCTCGGAAGTGTATGACGCGGGCACCGGCCTGTGGACCTCCGCGGGCTCGCTGTCCACGCCGGTGACGAGCGCCGGTGTGGCGAAGCTGCCGGGCACCGGCCGCGTGCTCGTCTGCGGCGGCCTGGGCACCAGCGGCTCCCTCGTCTCCACGGAGCTGTACACGCCCGCGCTCTGA
- a CDS encoding helix-hairpin-helix domain-containing protein has product MGTKWKDNIDVADMLERVADLLEEQDAMPFRVNAYRKAATSIAKWPKPVAEVLASEGEAGLRELPGVGRSIAAAVAEWVRTGALGLLERLESDASPEQLLASVPGIGPELAHRIHAELGVRSLEELEQAAHDGSLEQVEGFGPRRGQQVRELLAARLGRQRRGAARLQAASAQGAQPEIGLLLEMDEEYRRRAAEGGLRKIAPRRFNPSGEAWLPVLRRTVDGWNLRALFSNTALAHQQGTTKDWVVLYFDKDDEEGQCTVVTAHGGPLDGRRVVRGREVECLAYYGVEAEETQPGA; this is encoded by the coding sequence ATGGGCACGAAATGGAAGGACAACATCGACGTCGCGGACATGCTGGAGCGAGTGGCGGACCTGCTGGAGGAGCAGGACGCCATGCCCTTCCGGGTGAACGCGTACCGGAAGGCCGCCACGAGCATCGCGAAGTGGCCGAAGCCGGTGGCGGAGGTGCTCGCCTCGGAGGGTGAGGCGGGGCTGCGCGAGCTGCCCGGGGTGGGCAGGAGCATCGCGGCGGCGGTGGCGGAGTGGGTGCGGACGGGGGCACTGGGACTGCTCGAGCGGCTGGAGTCCGACGCATCGCCCGAGCAGCTGCTCGCGAGCGTGCCCGGCATCGGTCCGGAGCTGGCGCATCGCATCCACGCGGAGCTGGGAGTGCGCTCGCTGGAGGAGCTGGAGCAGGCGGCGCACGACGGGAGCCTGGAGCAGGTGGAGGGCTTCGGGCCCCGGCGCGGGCAGCAGGTGCGCGAGCTGCTGGCGGCACGGCTCGGACGTCAGCGGCGTGGGGCGGCGCGGCTCCAGGCGGCTTCGGCCCAGGGCGCACAGCCGGAGATTGGCCTGCTGCTGGAGATGGACGAGGAGTACCGGCGGCGCGCGGCGGAGGGTGGGCTGCGGAAGATTGCGCCGCGCCGATTCAACCCGTCGGGGGAGGCGTGGCTGCCGGTGCTGCGCCGCACGGTGGACGGGTGGAACCTCCGGGCGCTGTTCTCCAACACGGCGCTGGCGCACCAGCAGGGAACCACGAAGGACTGGGTGGTGCTGTACTTCGACAAGGACGACGAAGAGGGCCAGTGCACCGTCGTCACCGCGCATGGGGGCCCGCTCGACGGCAGGCGCGTGGTACGCGGCCGCGAGGTGGAGTGCCTCGCGTACTACGGCGTGGAGGCCGAGGAGACGCAGCCTGGGGCGTGA
- a CDS encoding ABC transporter permease, with protein MSFRNTMRAMPTLLKVGFAEAVAYRAEMLIWVLSTTMPLVNMVLWMAVARNAPVGRFGQADFVGYFLATFAVRQLTSSWAAWLINWEVRQGTLSMRLLRPISPLWAYAAENIAGFPMRLVVAIPVTVLAVVLVGSKAVPQHAWQWAFFVLAVLGGWAISFLANVTIGALSFFLGSSQKVMEVWLVLYFVCSGYMYPVELLPAGLRTLINWLPFRYQIGLPVELMTGAHGWREALLLLGAQWAWVVVLGGLTVVVWKQGVRRFAAFGG; from the coding sequence ATGAGCTTTCGCAACACGATGCGCGCCATGCCCACGCTGCTCAAAGTCGGTTTCGCCGAGGCGGTGGCCTACCGCGCGGAGATGCTCATCTGGGTGCTGTCCACCACCATGCCGCTGGTCAACATGGTGCTGTGGATGGCGGTGGCCCGGAATGCGCCGGTGGGCCGCTTCGGTCAGGCGGACTTCGTGGGCTACTTCCTCGCCACCTTCGCGGTGCGCCAGCTCACCAGCTCCTGGGCCGCGTGGCTCATCAACTGGGAGGTGCGGCAGGGGACGCTGTCCATGCGTCTCTTGCGCCCCATCTCTCCGCTGTGGGCCTACGCGGCGGAGAACATCGCCGGCTTCCCCATGCGCCTGGTGGTGGCCATTCCGGTGACGGTGCTCGCCGTGGTGCTGGTGGGAAGCAAGGCGGTGCCCCAGCACGCGTGGCAGTGGGCCTTCTTCGTGCTGGCGGTGCTGGGCGGGTGGGCCATCTCCTTCCTGGCCAACGTCACCATCGGCGCGCTGAGCTTCTTCCTGGGCAGCAGCCAGAAGGTGATGGAGGTGTGGCTCGTCCTGTACTTCGTCTGCTCCGGGTACATGTACCCGGTGGAGCTGTTGCCCGCGGGGCTGCGCACCCTCATCAACTGGCTGCCCTTCCGCTACCAGATTGGCCTGCCGGTGGAGCTGATGACGGGCGCGCACGGCTGGCGCGAGGCGCTGCTGCTGTTGGGCGCGCAGTGGGCCTGGGTGGTGGTGCTGGGCGGGCTCACCGTGGTCGTGTGGAAGCAGGGCGTGCGGCGCTTCGCGGCGTTTGGAGGGTAG
- a CDS encoding peptide chain release factor 3: MTNELDREVARRRTFAIISHPDAGKTTLTEKLLLYGGAIHLAGSVKAKRARRHATSDWMELEKERGISVTSSVLQFVYRDHAVNLLDTPGHQDFSEDTYRTLAAADSAVMLIDAAKGVEPQTKKLFKVCRLRGIPIFTFVNKLDRYGREPLDLMDELEQVLGIRSYPMNWPIGMGPDFRGVYDRKARVVHIFSAEGSHGESEVAERSVSIDSDEIKTVLTEAELAKLHGDIELLDIGGDEFTREKHDSGQLSPMFFGSAMTNFGVRPFLDEFLDLAPAPTSRPTKTGPREPTNPKFAGFVFKIQANMDPAHRDRIAFMRVVSGRYTKGMSAFHSRLGKEVRLAKPSQFMAAERTAIEDAWPGDVIGLFDPGQYRIGDTLAEGGTDVEFEGVPRFSPEFFAVVRSKDPLRRKQMEKGLEQLSEEGTVQIFQQLQMGMKDPIVGVVGALQFEVLQYRLEHEYGAKIALDRLPFSHARWVVGTNFDPKSFDWEGNRQTVQDRDGLPLVLFRDDWALQHAEDKHPELKFVSEAPMLRKVAEAATGS; this comes from the coding sequence ATGACGAACGAGCTCGACAGGGAGGTCGCCCGCAGGCGCACCTTCGCGATCATCTCCCACCCCGACGCGGGTAAGACCACGCTGACGGAGAAGCTGCTGCTCTACGGCGGCGCCATCCACCTGGCCGGAAGCGTGAAGGCCAAGCGTGCGCGGCGCCACGCCACCTCCGACTGGATGGAGCTGGAGAAGGAGCGCGGCATCTCCGTGACGTCGTCCGTCCTCCAGTTCGTCTACCGCGACCACGCGGTGAACCTGCTGGACACCCCGGGCCACCAGGACTTCTCCGAGGACACCTACCGCACCCTCGCGGCGGCCGACTCGGCGGTGATGCTCATCGACGCCGCGAAGGGCGTCGAGCCGCAGACCAAGAAGCTCTTCAAGGTCTGCCGCCTGCGCGGCATCCCCATCTTCACCTTCGTCAACAAGCTGGACCGGTACGGCCGCGAGCCCCTGGACCTCATGGACGAGCTGGAGCAGGTGCTCGGCATCCGCTCCTACCCGATGAACTGGCCCATCGGCATGGGGCCGGACTTCCGCGGCGTCTATGACCGGAAGGCCCGCGTCGTCCACATCTTCTCCGCCGAGGGCTCGCACGGCGAGTCGGAAGTGGCGGAGCGCTCGGTCTCCATCGACTCGGATGAAATCAAGACCGTCCTCACCGAGGCCGAGCTGGCGAAGCTCCACGGCGACATCGAGTTGCTCGACATCGGCGGCGACGAGTTCACCCGCGAGAAGCACGACTCGGGACAGCTGTCGCCCATGTTCTTCGGCAGCGCGATGACGAACTTCGGCGTGCGCCCCTTCCTGGACGAGTTCCTGGACCTGGCGCCCGCGCCGACGTCCCGTCCCACGAAGACAGGGCCCCGTGAGCCCACAAACCCCAAGTTCGCGGGCTTCGTCTTCAAGATTCAAGCGAACATGGACCCGGCGCACAGAGACCGCATCGCCTTCATGCGCGTGGTCAGCGGCCGCTACACGAAGGGCATGAGCGCCTTCCACTCGCGCCTGGGCAAGGAAGTGCGCCTGGCCAAGCCGAGCCAGTTCATGGCCGCCGAGCGCACGGCGATTGAGGACGCCTGGCCGGGAGACGTCATCGGCCTGTTCGACCCGGGCCAGTACCGCATCGGCGACACGCTGGCCGAGGGCGGCACCGACGTGGAGTTCGAGGGCGTGCCCCGCTTCAGCCCGGAGTTCTTCGCCGTCGTGCGCTCCAAGGACCCGCTGCGTCGCAAGCAGATGGAGAAGGGGCTGGAGCAGCTCTCGGAAGAGGGCACGGTGCAGATCTTCCAGCAGCTTCAGATGGGCATGAAGGACCCCATCGTCGGCGTGGTGGGCGCCCTCCAGTTCGAGGTGCTGCAGTACCGCCTGGAGCACGAGTACGGGGCGAAGATTGCCCTGGACCGGCTGCCCTTCAGCCACGCGCGCTGGGTGGTGGGTACCAACTTCGACCCGAAGTCGTTCGACTGGGAGGGCAACCGCCAGACGGTGCAGGACCGCGATGGCCTGCCCCTGGTGCTCTTCCGCGACGACTGGGCGCTCCAGCACGCCGAGGACAAGCACCCGGAGCTGAAGTTCGTCTCCGAGGCGCCCATGCTGCGGAAGGTGGCGGAAGCGGCCACCGGCTCCTGA